The genomic window GGTCTCCGAGCAGTGCGACAACCGCGGCGTGCGGGCCTCTCAGCCGGCGGACCGGATCTGCGCTGACGGTTCAGTCCTCACGCGCAACACCATGCGGCGGCAGAACGAGTTCTTTTCCTGGGACCTGCGGGTGTCGCGGCCTTTCTCGCTCGGCGGCGCCGCCGTCGAGCCGATCTTCGAGATCTTCAACCTGACCAACAGCGACAACTTCGTCGACTCCGCCGTCGGCTCGCTCCTCTTCAACTTCGACGGTACGCTCCGCAGCGGGCTCGGCGACACGCGGCGCGCCCAGGTGGGGCTCAGCCTGCGCTTCTGATGGGATTGTTTTCTACGGTCGGCGGGTGGGTTTCGAAGGCAATGCCTTGCGAATGTCTCTCTCGAGATCCTCGGCGTCGAATACTGCCGGGACCTCCAGCAGGCGGATGCCGGCCTTTCTGAGGGCTTCCCGTTTCACGGCATCGCGTATGAAGGTCGTGTCTCTGAAGTGTCCATGCCCCTGATACTCCACCGCCAGAACGGGCATGCCGTAAGCATCGATCACCAGAAAGTCCAGGCGCTTGCTGTTGATGGAGCGGAAGGCCAGATCACGTGCTTCTTGCGAACCGGAGGCCGGCTGGGGCGCCAGAACTTCACCCAGGCTGGTCTGAGCCATGACGCGAAGGCCGCCCGGGGTCTCCTGGGCGACCGTCTCCAGAATCCGGAGAATCCGGTATTCCGGCCTGTTGAGAAGGGGGCGCGCCTCGAAATCGACTTTGGAGATGAACTCCAGTTGAGCCGTTGGCTCGCCCAAGCGGTTGGATGGTTCAGGCCTTGGAGATGGCGCTTCTTCGGCCGTGGAGCCCTCTGTTTGCTTCGGGACAGGCTTGGCCTGACTCGGTGGTTGGGGAACAAGGCCGCGCCCGCTCATCGGTTTCGGCTTGGGATCGTCCGGTGGCTCCGCTGCCTTGGGTGGGGAAGATGGCGCCTCCGCGGCTGCGGCGTTTGTTGGAGCCTCCCGGGCCGGCTTGTCGTACCTCGGCGGCGGGAGAATGAAACCCCGACCACTCGCCGGTCTGGGTTTCGGCCCGCCCGGGGGTTTCGATGCATCAGGCCGCGGAGATGCCCCCGCTCCACCCGGGGTGCTTCTTGAGACTTCCGGCGCCGGTCGGTCGGCCCTCGGCCGTGGAGGTGTCAACCCCTGCCTCCGCAACGGTTCCGGCTTGGGTCGACTCCGCTTCCCGCTGCCGGGAAACCTGCCCCCGAACAGGGCCCACAAGAGCAAAATCGGTATCAGGGCCACGCTGCCCCACAGGCACACCCGCAGGATGATATCCACCGCGTCCATTCTCTTTCCCCTCTCCGTCCTCTATTCAGGCTGCCGGTTCTTACCTTTCCGAACCTCTCTTGCCGCCTGCAGGTCCATCCTATGCCGACGTTCCTCTGGCAGGCACTGAAGGTTCATTGCCATCCAATGTTATTTTGGTCCCGATCCGCCTCCGAAACAAGTCCCACGGTTAGCCACCGCCAGAACTCTCGAGCTGCGGCAAGCCGGCGCGGGCGCCCTTGAGGAGCAAGAGTGATGGGAAGAGGCACCCCCCCGGGAGCGCGGGCGTCCCGCCCGCATGCACTCCCGTTGCGTGCCGCTCAGTTTCCCTGCGATGGGGCAGCCGGCAACCCTGCCGGCGGAACGGCCTGGGCTCGGCCGAAGCAGAATCCTGGCGCCGTTGCGGGTCGCCCCGTATTGGACGGTCGCTGGTCGCCGCGTTCGAAAAAGAGGCGCGGCGCCGCGGCGCGCTGACTTTCACGCTGGGCACCGACGACGATAGCGGTGACACTTCGATCTCCGGAATGGATCTCTACGATGACGTTCCGCGTCACATCGAGGGACTCCACGATCTGGGCTACAAACACCCCTTTCTCTTCTATCGTCGTCTTGGTTATGTGGTCACCGGCATCATGCCCGAAGCCAACGGACCCGGCAAACCGGATATCTACATGTCCAGGTCCGCACGGTTGTAGCGCCCGGTGGGAATCCGCCTGAACAAGGTGTCGGGTCTGGATCATGAAACGGCGAGTGGGGACTGCTCTATGCAGGGACGGCCGAGACCGGGAGCGACTCGAGGCCGCGCAGGACGATGGCCCGGCGAAAGGCGGGACGGTCAGTAAGCAGCCCTATGGAGCTGAAGCGCTCCAGCAGCACTTCCAGCGCGACCCGGGCTTCCAAGCGCGCCAGGGGCGCGCCGAGGCAGTGATGGACGCCCCGGCCGAAGGAGAGGTTGCTGCCCCTGGAACGCTCGATGTTCAGACGGTCCGGGTCATCGAACACCTCCGGGTCGCGGTTGGCCGCGCCGATGGCCAGGATGGCGGGATCGCCGCGCCGCAAGCGAAAGCCCCGAAAGTCGCAGTCGTCAACCACGGCCCGGATATCGAGCTGAACCGGCGTGTCGTAGCGCAACAGCTCTTCCACCGCCCCCGGTATCCGACGGGGGTCTTCCCGCAGGAGCTCCAACTGTTCCGGATGCTGCAGAAGCGCCAGCATCCCGTTTCCGATCAGGTTGGTGGTCGTCTCGTTGCCGGCCACCAGCAGCAGTCGCAGCATGATCAGCATTTCACGCTCGCTGAGGGAATCCCCTTCCTCTTCCGCCTTTGCGAGGGCGCTGATGATGTCGTCTTTCGGTTGCAGTCGCCGGGCTCTGATTACGGGCATGAAGTAGGTGTCGAAGGCCTCGCCGGCGGCAGCGGCCCTCTTTCGCTCCTCCGGGCTGATGAGCGGTTCGAGGATGCGTGCGCGCTGGTTCGACCAGTGCTTGAATCGGAGGCGGTCCTCCGGCGGCAACCCCAGCATCTCGGCAATCACGATCACCGGCAACGGACCGGCCACCGCCGCCATCAGGTCGAAGCCGGACGGGTCGGCGACCGCATCAAGCAGTTCGACCATGATCCTACGGATATGGGGCTCGAGGGCGTTTACGGCCCGCGGAGTGAAGGCCTGATTGACCAGGCCCCGCAGGCGCGTATGCTCCGGCGGGTCCAGGAACAACAGGGACCAGTCCGCCCGGGGGGGAATGAAGTAGACACCCTGCCTCGACACCCGTCGATTGGTCGGCATGTTGGAGAACCGGCGGTAGTCTCGAAAGATGGCCTCCGCGTCGGCGTAGCGGCTGAACACCCAGCCGTCCAGCACCCGGCTGCGGTGCACCGGCGATCGGGTGCGCAGCCTGGCGTAGGCGGGATAGGGATTCCGTATTACCCTGTCCGACAGCGGATTGAAGGCCACGCCACTCCGGCGGTACTCCGGGATCAACAGGGCGTCGATGACCAGCGACCGCAGGGTCCATCTAAGCGCGTCCAGCATGATCGCTCTCCGGATGAATATGGAACGATAAGCTCAATGCAGGTTTTCCAACGATCCCGGCTAACGATTCGCTCAGAGCCTGTGGCGCCCGGTGCAAGGTGTGGATGTAAGCGCCTGGAGGTCTTGAGGCACAGCGGGGTCAGGAAGACTGTCCGGCCTGGATCAGCGCCGGCAGCTCGCAGGTCAGCAGGTCGCCGACTCCCTCCAGGCTGAGGTCGGCCGGGGGGAATTGAGCCAGAATTTCGGGGTCCAGGGCATAGTGCCCCTGCCGGGGAAATACGGTGGTGACCCGGCTTCCCCACACTTTCTTGGCGGCGGTCAGGATACGCAGCTTGTCGTCCACCAACACGTAGTGGTCCGCGGGATAGCGCCGTTCCACGTCTTCCAGCTCCTCCTCCTTGTGCACGTAGATCAGCACGTTGCCGCCGGCGGCCTTCGCCAAGCCGGACTGCTCCATCTTTCGAGGCTGGAACACCATGTCGCCGTCGGTGAGGATGGCGACCACGCCCCATTGCTGGAGGTGGCTCACCACCTCCAGCGACCGGGAGTAGAGGCGATCGGCGAAGGGGTAGTTGAGCATAAAGGAGGCAATCGACATCAGGCGCGGCTCGTGCGGATATCGATTGCGATAGCCCTGCAGAGCCCCCAGGTAGTCGTGATATCCCAGTTCGTCCCGCAACTCCTCGAAAACGGCCCAATAGCGCTGCTTCCCCTGGTGGCCCACCGTCTGCTCGATGTGGCCCATGAAATCCGCCAGGATGCGGTCGTTGTTCAGCAAGGTGTTGTCGGCATCGAGTAGAAACGCAACGGAATGTTTCATGAAGTCCGGGAACCTCCCTGGCCGTGAATCCCCAAGCCCTTCGGGGGCGGCTAAGGTTACCACGAATCCGGGAAAGGTCAGGGTGCTTGTAAGCTAATCGTGTCTCAGGGAGGGGCCGGAAGTCCTCCACTGAATCCGGGAGTAGCGAACCGGGCGGTGCTCCCGGTAAGCGTCCATTCTCTGCCGGATCTGGTCGACCAGCTCAGGCTGGCCCATGGAGGAAGCCAGGGATGCGGCCCGCGTGGCCGTTCCCAGCGCTTGAGGAAACCGCCCTGTCTCGGCGTAAGCCGCCGCCAGGGTGTCCAGGAACATGGGGTTGGCGTCGTTGGGAGGACGGCAGAAGTGTTCGGCCAGATCAACCGCCTCGGCGCCGGACCGCAGCGCCGGGTCGGGATCTGTGGCCAGAATCCAGGCCAGGCGGTTGGCCACGTGGACCAGGCCCGGATGGATACGTAGCGCCTCGCGGTAGTGGTGGACGGCCTGACGGGTGTCGCCCTGGTGCGCCAGCGCGTTGGCCAGGTTGGCGTGTCCCTGCTGGTTCTCCGAGTTCAGGCTGATGGCCCGTGCAAAGTGGGGAATGGCCTGCTCGATTCTGCCCTGTCCCAGCAGCATGGCGCCCAGGGCGTTGTGGATGGCGTAGGAGTCGGGTTCCAGGCGCAACGCCTCCTGCAGGAGATCATGGGCTTCCTGGAGTCTCCCCTGCTGCAGGCGCAGGTTGGCCAGATTGCTGCGAGCCTGCGCATTGGCCGGTGCAATCTTGAGGGCCTCTTCATAGTGACGCCCGGCTTCCTGCAGCCGTCCATCCATGGTCAGAACCACCGCCAGGCTGTTGTGGGCGTTGAGCGACTGGGGGTCGGTCTTCACCCACTGCCGGCAAAAGGCCTCGTAGTCTCGATAGTAGGCGCCCCGGGTGACGGTCTGGGCGCCCATCAGAAGCAGCACCGCCACGGCCAGCCCCGTCCAGAGCCTGGGCCTTCCATCCTTCTCGCGGTTGGAGAGAACCCAGGCCAGCAGAAAGAGCGGGCCCAACGCGGCCAGGAACACGTAGCGCTCGGCAAACGGAGCCTCCTGGTCCAGCAGGTTGGCCGTCGGCAGCAGGGTCAGAACGAACCAGCCCAGCCAGAACCAGGTCACGGCCCGAACCGCGGGCCAGGATCGCCGGATCCACAACAGCACCCAGCCGGCGATGGCCAGGCCGATGGCCAGCCGCCAGGGGCTGAACCAGACCCGGGCCGGAGGCTCGTAAACCATCTCCCAGTAGGGCACGGTCACGACCTGTAGCGCGTAGAGGAAGGAAAGCGCGAATTGCCCCAGGTCTCCCAGGCGATACTCCCCGCCCGCAAACAGGAAGTGGCGGATGGAAAAGTAGAGGGCGCCAATGGCGGCCTCCGGCCAGTAGCGGACCACCCAGCGGCGGAGGCTGCGGCCAGGCGGGGCCGAGGTCATCCCCAGAGCGTCGGCCAGGGCGAAAATGGCCAGGGTGACCACCGCCTGCTCCTTGCCGAACAGCGCCAGAGCGAAAGCCACGGAGGCGCCCACCCGCCACCAGGGCCCGGGCCTGAGGAAGCAGTAGAGGGCCAGCAGGACGAACAGGGCCGGCAGCAGGGTCTCGCGTCCCGAGGCGATGGGGTAGACGCAGGAGGAAGCCACCGGATGCAGGGCAAAAACGGCGGCGGCCAGCAAGGCCCAGCGGGGCTGCAAACCGAAGACCGGCAGTCTGAGCAGGGCGAAGACGACGAGGGCAATCAATCCGGCCACGGCGGCGTTGAACAGGTGAAAGGGCCCCGGCTCGTCTCCGTGGAGGGATCGTTGCAGCAGCAGCGAGGAGCGCACCACCGGCCGGTAGTAGGGCAGGCTGAGGAAGTGCCTCTCCGTCAGAATGCGCCCGAGATCCTGAATGGAACGCAGGGGGGCATTGGAGAGAATCACCTCGTAGTCGTCATAGAGAAACTCGTGGTCCACCGACGGCAGGTAGACGGCTACGACCGCCGCAAACAGCAGTAGCGGAATCCACAGCCGCCAGCCACCGAAAGAGAATCGGGGTCCCTGGCGAGCAGACGCCGGAGCGGATTTCCGTTTCGCCTTTCTTGCCTTCTTTGCCAATACCTACCCCCGATCGGGCGACCGCTTCCGGCCGACGAGCCTAGCGCCCATTATGGTACGATTTTGCTTCTCCGGCACGTCAATCAAGAGATTCAACGCCCGAGATGGTCATTACTGCAATATGGAGACATTTCCCGGATGGTGTTATGCCTCTTGAAGCCGCGCCGAGCCCAGCAGCAAAATCTAGCCGGTTAGTCCAGCCAGGAGAGCACACAATGACCGACTGGTCCTTGCAAGACGCCAAGAACCGCTTCTGCGCCGTGGTCGATGCCGCCATCGGCGGCGCGCCGCAGCGGGTGACCCGCCGGGGCAGGCCCGCCGTCGTGGTGCTGGCGGCAGACGAGTACGAGCGCCTGTGCCGTTTGGAGAAAGCGAGTGCTCCAACGCTGGCCCGGTTGTTGCTGGACATCCCGCGGGCTGATCGGGATTTCGACCGACAGTCGTTACCAACCCGCCCGCTGGACCTGTGATGTTCCTGATTTATACCGACGAGAGGAGGAAGGTCGGCATGTTGAAGTGCGTCGTTCACCCTGGCGAGATTCTGAGAGACGAGTTGGCCGAGTTTGGCGTGAGCCCTACGGCATTCGCCCGTCAGATAGATGTGCCGCCCAACCGGGTGAGTCAAATCATCGCCGAAAAACGTACTGTTACCGGCGATACCGCGCTGCGGTTCGGGCACTGGTTCGGGGTGGACCCCCAATTCTGGCTGAATCTCCAAACACAGTTCGACCTCGCCATCGCTCAGCAACAGGCCGGCGCTGCCGTGCGTGAATTGCCCACGGCGGCCGCGGGCAGGTAGCACCGGGGAGACGTCAATCGTTCAGCGGTTTGCTGCACCGCCGGAGGAAGAGTTTGAGAAATGAGCGATCTTTGCCCAACACTCGCCTCCCTGATCGACATAGGCTTCGAGCGCCGCAAACCTCGAGTGGGAATGGAAACCGTCGGCTTCAAGTTCAATGTTCTCGACTTGGTGGCCTCGTACGGGATTAATAGGAACTTCCGGACCGTGGTCCTCCTCGGTGGCATCCTCCAAACAAAGCGCACTCTTGGTCTTGTCGATTCTGAGATTTCTCCAGATCTTGGAAGTGCCCGGGAGGCTGCGGCCTGGATAAGCTATGCCCTTAAGTCCCATAGGTCGGACCTGGAGCCCCTGCCGGCTTGGTTCGTGGAAGGAGAGCTTCACTGGGACCTCATCCCGTTTGTGCGGCACATGCGGGATTACGAGGCTCGACCACAATGTTACGTCGACCGCGAGTATGCTCGTACGCTTAGGCGCAAGCTGCGTGCAGCACTTTCGGACATCTCTAGAGACACTGAGATGAGTTTCAGCTTTGACGGACGTGTCCTTAGCATCACCCTGTGCGGCACCGTGCATGAGGTCATCGCATCAGGAACAGGTTGGACTTCCGCTTATAGCGTCATGGTAGGTCATGGGACGGCGTTGCCCACTCGATTTACCTGCTCAGCGGTTGAAGTGAGTGTGTTTGAGGGCGTTCTGACCTTCGGCAATATTCGCCTGAAGCCATGTAAGGCAACAACCTGAAATTCTCCGAAGGCAAGGTCTAATACGCCAACCACACCCGGCTGGAGGTCCTGGGCTTACCTGCGGCCCATGGCGCCGACATCTCCTACTGACGACGCATCGATAGCCTGAAGAAAAGGAGACCATGGCAAGAGTACAACCGGGAAAAACACGCTCCCCAAAGGGCGCAATGCCCGGCGGCGCCGGCGCAACCACGGGCTATGAGGCTGACCTTTGGCGCATGGCGGACGCCCTGCGCGGCAGCATGGATGCGGCTGAATACAAGCATGTTGTCCTGGGCCTCATTTTCCTGAAATACATCTCCGACGCCTTCGAGGAGCGGCATGCGGCCGTTCTGTCCGAATGGGGCGGCGAGGCCGCCGAGGACCGCGACGAGTACATCGCCGAGAACATCTTCTGGGTGCCGCCCGAGGCCCGCTGGGTGCATTTGAAAGCCCAGGCGCGCCAGCCGACCATCGGCCAGCTCGTCGACGGCGCCATGGCCGGCATCGAGCGCGACAACCGGGCGCTCAAGGACGTGCTGCCCAAGGACTACGCCCGCCCCGCCCTCGACAAGCAGCGGCTGGGCCAACTCATCGACCTCATCAGCAACATCCTGGTGGGCGATGAGGAAGCCCGCTCCAAGGACGTGCTGGGCCGGGTCTACGAGTACTTCCTGTCCCAGTTCGCCAGCGCCGAGGGCAAGAAGGGAGGCGAGTTCTACACTCCGCGCTGCGTGGTCAAGCTGTTGGTAGAGATACTGGAGCCCTATCGAGGACGTGTATACGACCCCTGCTGCGGTTCCTCCGGCATGTTCGTGCAGTCGATGGAGTTCATCCGGGCTCATGCCAGCGGCAACGGCAACGGCGGACAGGCCAGAGCCGACATCTCCATCTACGGGCAGGAATCCAACTACACCACCTGGCGGCTGGCCAAGATGAACCTGGCCATCCGCGGCATCGAGGGCCAGATCGCCCACGGCGACAGCTTCCACAACGACCGCCATCCCGACCTCAAGGCCGACTTCATCCTGGCCAATCCGCCCTTCAACGTCTCCGACTGGGGCGGCCAGCGGCTCACCCAGGACCAGCGCTGGCAATACGGTGTCCCTCCCAAGGGCAACGCCAACTTCGCCTGGGTGCAACACATGGTCCACCACCTGTCGCCCGCCGGCGCGGCCGGCTTCGTGCTCGCCAACGGCTCCATGTCGTCAAGCCAGTCAGGTGAGGGAAACATCCGCAGGTCGCTGATCGAGGCCAACCTGGTGGACTGCATGGTGGCCCTGCCCGGCCAGCTCTTCTACTCCACCCAGATCCCCGCCTGCCTCTGGTTTCTGGCGCGCCGACGGGAGCGGAGCGGTGAGATCCTGTTCATAGATGCCCGCAAGCTGGGACGCATGGTCGACCGCACCCACCGCGAGCTGACCGACGAAGACATTGCCCGCATTGCCGGCACCTACCAAGCCTGGCACAGCCGTGCTTCTATTTTCTCGAAGGAAGCGGGCCAGGGCGAGGGTGGCGCTAACGTGTACAAGGACGTTCCGGGCTTCTGCAAAAGCGCCGTCCTGGAGGAAGTCCGCCAGCACGGCCACGTGCTCACCCCCGGCCGCTATGTCGGCGCGGAGGTTCAGGAGGATGACGGCGAGCCGTTCGAAGACAAGATGAAGCGACTGGCTGCCCAGTGGCGCAAACAGCAGGCCGAGGCGGCGAAGCTGGATGCGGCTATTGAGTTGAACCTGAGCGGGCTGGGGTTCAATGGAAACATGGAGGGGGAACAATGATTCGACCCACTGAAGTAGCGGGCCGAGAGGGATATCGGATATGGATCCGGTTCTCGGACGGGGCTACCGAGAGGTTGGCCTGTCCCATCTGGCGGGGCCGGCCAGGTAGGGCGGCAGTTTGAAGTCAGTGGATGCGGCTGACGGTCAACAAAATCATGAGGTGAACCTAATGATCGAGTGGTTCGATGTCCTAAAGTTATCTGTACCAGTATTCTTGGCGTTCCTCGGTTGGCTATTGAATGAACACAGCAAGAGGCAGTGGGAACGATATAAGAGAAAGGAAGAGCGATACGTTGCCCTGTTAGAGAGTCTGAAGGGTTTCTACGCCAGCGCCGGTCCGACAACAGCTAGAGACGACAAGGAGAGATTTCTTCAACAACTCTCTGTTGGTTGGCTCTATTGTCCTGACTCTATAATCCGACAAATTTACATATTCCTGAATCATGTGAGTACCGACGTCCGCAAGTCTGATGAGGAGAAGGAAAAGGCAGTTGGAGAAATTGTCTCTCTGATGAGAAAGGATCTACTCGGCAAGAGGTTCTTTTTACGGGGTAGAACAAGATTGAATGCATCAGACTATCGGCATCTCAAAGCCACTTAAACGGGCATGCGCGTGGTCGTGAACGGGTATGAAGATGGCTTCGATGACGTGTCGTACGAACGGATCGCCGTGGTCAAGTTGCACTTGAACCGAGGTATGAAAGACTGGCAGGGTCGGCACCTGGAACCCGCAACGCAGACCGAAGAAATGCTTGGTGACGAGGATGTCGTGGACGCGCTGGCGATTCTCCGCGAGTCCAATTGATGTGCCGTGCTGTCTATAGGCATTTGCGACGGCCCGGACGTAAGAGATCTGACGCATGCGCCGCGATCGAATACGACAAGTTTCAGATGTTCCTCAAGGGTCTTGAGGAGCAGTACGAGAGTTACCGGCAAACTGACGATTCCCTGCCCAAGCTGACCGAGGGAGCTATTGCCGGGTTGGTCATTCAGCACTTCGAAACCTGCTTTGACTGCCTGTGGAAGGTGTTGAAGCGGTACTTGATTGAAGAACTGGCTCTCGCGGACGCGCCCAACAGTCCCAGGTCCATCTTCAGACTGGCCTGCGAGAACGATCTGCTCGATAGGTCACCGGAGGGATGGTTCGATTACACCGACGCCCGCATCGGTACGGCTCACGATTACAGCGGCGAGAAAGCGCAAGCCTGCCTGGAAATCATGGGCGATTTCATTGAGGACGCTATCGGCCTCTACCAGACCATGACCGAGGAGACATGGGACTAGACCGGCCCATCGATATCACCACGGACCAGCGCAAGACCGTTATGGCGTTGCTCGCCAGCCACCTGCCGAACACCACGGCCTGGGTCTACGGTTCCCGCGTGAAGTGGACTTCGAGCCCGAAGTCTGATCTGGACTTGGTGGTGTTTGCAACTCCTGAGCAAACCGGCCAAGTCTCGAATCTCAGGGAAGCCTTTGAGGAAAGCAACCTGCCGTTTCGGGTGGATCTGTTTGTTTGGGACGATGTGCCAGAGCAGTTCCGCGAGACGATTGAAATGGAGCATGTTGTGTTGCTGGAGAGGGAAAAACAAAAGACAGCAAGGGACTGGCACAAAACCACCCTCGGAGGCTTGTTATCGTTTGCAAACGGAAAATCGAGCCCGCGACGATCTGGCAGTTTGCCACACCCCGTCTACGGCTCAAATGGAATTATTGGCTTTTCTGATGAATCCAATGCAGATCCCAACACCATTGTCGTTGGGCGCGTCGGAACCAACTGTGGCTCTCTACACTACAGCGACCGAATGTGTTGGGTGACAGACAACGCCATTCGATCAACCGCGATCAACCGGAATGACGCGAAGTTCGTGTTCTATCTGCTCCAGACACTTCGACTGAATGAGTGGAGAGCGGGTTCCGGTCAACCCCTGATTAACCAGACTATACTCTCCTCGATACCTGTGTCAGTGCCGGACCCTAAGGAACAGCGCGCAATCTCCCAGGTCCTCGGGACACTGGACGACAAGATCGAGTTGAACCGGCGGATGAACCAGACGCTGGAGGCCATGGCGCGGGTGCTGTTCAAATCCTGGTTCGTCGACTTCGACCCCGTCCACGCCAAAGCCACCCTTAAGCATCACGTTGCGACTTTCCCTCAAGGGGGGAGTGATTGGGGCGTCGAACGCGCTCGCGCCTGTCTCGACAGGATGGACTCAAATATCGCAACCCTATTTCCGGACAGCTTCGTGGATTCCGAACTCGGCCCGATACCGGAGGGGTGGGAAGTGGTTCCGCTGGCTGAAACGATCGAGGTCAATCCATCGCGACCGCTACGAAGGGGAGAGATTGCGCCCTATCTCGACATGGCCAATATGCCCACGAAAGGACACACACCCGAAACGGTCATTGACAGGCCCTTTGGATCTGGAATGAGATTTGCTAATGGGGACACGCTTCTCGCGCGTATTACTCCGTGTCTCGAAAACGGTAAGACGGCGTATGTTGATTTCCTGGAGGAGGATCAGGTCGGCTGGGGATCAACGGAGTACATCGTTCTACGCCCCAAGCCGCCGTTACCCAGCAAATTTGCCTATTGCCTCGCACGTAGCGATGGCTTCCGCGAGGTTGCGATTCAAAACATGACAGGGACAAGCGGCCGGCAGCGTGTTCCTGAGACCGCCATTTCGAATTATAGAATGACCATTCCCAAAGGACTTGGGGTCCCGAGAATGTTCGGAGAGTTAGTTGAGCCTCTCTTGTCACTCGCATCTCAGAATGCGGATGAATCCCACGCCCTTGCTGCCCTGCGCGATACGTTACTGCCTAAACTCATATCCGGCGAGTTGAGGGGGGTAAAGCAAGCCCACCAAGTGCAAAATGAGTTCCGACCCTCGGGGTTCTCCCAGCCCATTACCCAGAGAAATGAGTAACAATGGGACAGCACTACCTTCCACAACACTACCTGCGCCACTTTGCAACACCGGAGGCCCCAGACAAGATCTGGATGTATGACAAATGTTCTAAGGAGTTTAAACGACTTCCGATTAAGAATGTGGCGCAATCGAGCAGATTCTATAGCGAGAAAGATGAGCGTGTGTTGAGCGACTGGATCGAAGGTCCCGCTCAGGATCCGCTTGGTCAACTGCGAAACGGCCAAGAGGTTGGAGTCGAAGGTAGACGAGCAGTCACAGTTTATTTGGAATCAATGATCAAGAGGGGGCCGCGTAATAGGCGAAAAATGATTGAGAAAGCCCCTCAAACCAAAAACGAACTGTTATCAGAGATTAAAGGAAATCTTGAGTTAGAGGCATCGAGATTCAATTTGTCTCAGGAAGAATTACTACACAAGATCGACGAATGGGAGGGGAAATTTGACAGCAAGCGGCTTTCAATGAAGGACGATCTTATCCGTCGTCAATGGTTTTCGCCGGCCGTGTGCGAGTACATCTTTTCTATGACGTGGCGAGTCATCAAAGCAGACGACGCACACCGCTTTATTACCTGTGACCATCCAGTATTCTTCGATGAGGGGTACGGATTGAAACCCCCATATGGAGAGTTCAGTTTTCCTTTGTCGTCTGATAATGCATTGCACGGCAGTTGGCGGGGGCCGCAAGAGGGGTTTTTTTTCGTTCAGGCGAGGCCACCACTTGTT from Acidobacteriota bacterium includes these protein-coding regions:
- a CDS encoding restriction endonuclease subunit S; the protein is MGLDRPIDITTDQRKTVMALLASHLPNTTAWVYGSRVKWTSSPKSDLDLVVFATPEQTGQVSNLREAFEESNLPFRVDLFVWDDVPEQFRETIEMEHVVLLEREKQKTARDWHKTTLGGLLSFANGKSSPRRSGSLPHPVYGSNGIIGFSDESNADPNTIVVGRVGTNCGSLHYSDRMCWVTDNAIRSTAINRNDAKFVFYLLQTLRLNEWRAGSGQPLINQTILSSIPVSVPDPKEQRAISQVLGTLDDKIELNRRMNQTLEAMARVLFKSWFVDFDPVHAKATLKHHVATFPQGGSDWGVERARACLDRMDSNIATLFPDSFVDSELGPIPEGWEVVPLAETIEVNPSRPLRRGEIAPYLDMANMPTKGHTPETVIDRPFGSGMRFANGDTLLARITPCLENGKTAYVDFLEEDQVGWGSTEYIVLRPKPPLPSKFAYCLARSDGFREVAIQNMTGTSGRQRVPETAISNYRMTIPKGLGVPRMFGELVEPLLSLASQNADESHALAALRDTLLPKLISGELRGVKQAHQVQNEFRPSGFSQPITQRNE
- a CDS encoding DUF4238 domain-containing protein, with protein sequence MGQHYLPQHYLRHFATPEAPDKIWMYDKCSKEFKRLPIKNVAQSSRFYSEKDERVLSDWIEGPAQDPLGQLRNGQEVGVEGRRAVTVYLESMIKRGPRNRRKMIEKAPQTKNELLSEIKGNLELEASRFNLSQEELLHKIDEWEGKFDSKRLSMKDDLIRRQWFSPAVCEYIFSMTWRVIKADDAHRFITCDHPVFFDEGYGLKPPYGEFSFPLSSDNALHGSWRGPQEGFFFVQARPPLVKEIDRRVAFMAERFVFYHRNASWVPKVADKLSPRLTPIEW